The nucleotide sequence CAGATCTTCAGGTGTAAAAAATTCAGCAAGTCCGGCAACTACCTGTCTGGGTGATTCTTCTCCTATATCTACTTTTACAAGAAGAAGTTTATCGGCATCAGGATGTTTATTTACAGACAAAACTGTACCAACACGCATATCTATCTTCTGAAAATCAGTAAAATCAGCAAAACCGTCATCCGATTCTTCTTTTGCTGCTTTTTTATTTTTCTTAGCTGTTTTTTGTTTTTCCGGCTTTTCAGCAGCGGAAAGATCCACTCTTGGGAATAAATTAGAAGACCTTGCAAGCTCAGTCCCGGGTTCAATTAAACCCCAGATATCAATTTCAGCAGCAAGATTAATTTTTTCACAGCAAAAATCTATACCGAGCTGCTCAAGCATCTTTTCACTGGCTTCAGGCATTACAGGCCAGAGGTGAACTGCAATCTTACGCATATTCTCTAACATAACATACATAACTGTGCCTAGTCTTGAGGTCTCCCCATTTTTATAAAGAGTCCATGGTTGCGTGGAATCAATATACTTGTTCAAACCTCTAACCAGATTCCAGAGAGATTCTATACCTCTAGAAAATTTGGCATCAAGAAAGCACTGTTGAAAACCAGCCATACTTTCGCGGCCAAGCTTTTTGATTTCAACATCCTCTTCCCCGCTGTCGCCGGGAGTTGGAACTTTTCCCTCAAAATACTTATGGGTCATTGAAAGTGAACGGCTGAACAGATTGCCAAGATCATTGGCAAGGTCAGCATTCAATCTTCCGACTAGGGCTTCTTCAGAGAAACTGGCGTCGCTCCCGAAAACCATTTCACGCAATATAAAATACCTGAAGGCATTTACACCATATTTCTGGGCCATTTCGAGAGGTTCAACTACATTGCCCAAAGATTTAGACATCTTGGTGTCTTTTATAAGCCAGTATCCATGCACATTAAGATGCTGATAAGGTTCAATTTCTGCGGCTTTGAGCATTGTAGGCCAGAAAACAGCATGAGGTTTAAGAATATCTTTTGCTACCAGATGGTTAACACCTGGCCAGAATTTTTTAAACTTCTCACCGTCAGGATATTCAAGAGCTGTAATATAGTTGATAAGGGCATCAAACCAGACATAAGTGACATAGTCGGAATCAAAAGGAAGTTCTATTCCCCATTCAAGCCTTGTCTTAGGACGCGAGATGCAGAGATCTTCAAGAGCTCCTGATTTTAAAAGACTTAAAACTTCATTTTTATATCTTTCAGGACGTATAAAATCAGGGTGGGAGTTGATATGCTCAATGAGCCAGTCCTGATATTTGGACATTTTGAAAAAATAGTTCTTTTCTGCAATATATTCAGGCTTTGTTTCGTGCTGAGGACATTTTCCGTCTACTAGCTCTTTTTCAGTATAAAAGCGTTCACAACCGAAGCAATAATGACCGCCATACTCCCCAAAATAGATATCGCCTTTATCATAAACCTTCTGCAGAACACTCTGAACGCATTTTATATGCCTTTCCTGAGTCGTTCTGATAAAATCTGAATTTTCGATTTGAAGGTTAGGCCATAAATCGCTGAACATCTTGCTGATTGTGTCGACATACTGCCTTGGAGTCTGACCATTTTTTTCTGCAGCCTGAACAATTTTATCCCCATGTTCATCTGTTCCTGTAAGAAAATATGTGTCTTCACCAAGCAGTCTGTGAAACCTGTTCATAGAATCTGCTACGATTGTAGTATAAGCATGACCTAAATGAGGCTTAGCATTTACATAATAAATGGGAGTTGTAATAAAAAACGAATCCAAAACCTGTCACTCCTGTTACAGGGGTAAAAAAACAGCCACGCATCGGCTGAATCTTGTCGCGCCGAGAGACTGAATTACTCACTTCAGCCGGCAAAACTTTACGCCATAACTGCGTGAAGTTTTTAACGGTACATGAAATAATTTTCCGACCTTGACCTTTTCAAATTGATAGTAGGCTGACCCTATATCCGACAACTCGAATATACGCAAACAGCCTTTCCAGTGGAAAAGCCCCGATAACCATTTAAATAGTACAAAATTATATTTTGCAATATTTTTAAGATAAAGGCCATCGAAGCTTTTATAGTTTATTTAAGAAATTAACTACTTAAGTTTATTTCTTTTTATTTAAAGGAGGCTTCCTACGCTTTTTGCGTCTGGAGATCCGCCCTTTATTTTTAGGTGCAGCTTTTCTATCTGTCTTTTTCTCGGAATCGTCATTAGGCCGTGCATTCTTTTTATCCTGACTACTTTCAGAAGACCCGGATTCCTGCGATTCAGACTGTCTTGGCTTGTAATTCTTTTTTCTTTTTTCGGGACGCTGACTTTGTGTATTTTTGGCTTCATTCCTAGCTACAGCATCTGCACTGCCATTTTCAGAAGAAACTTCCTGCCCTCTTAAAACATCATCTGAATCCTCGGTTTTACCACGATCACGCCCGGATTTTCTCCCTGCTGAATTTTTTGAAGGACGCTGGGGTCTAGATGATCTAGCAGGCTTAGCCTGAGGCTGAGGAACTTCTTCCCCGTCCTGCAGAAGTTGATCCGGCCATTCATCAAGGCTTATTTCGATCTCGTCACCATGCTCCGGAGCAACTGTCACAGTACCACGGAAGAAATTTGTTCTTGCAACACGAACTCTGCCATGGACTGTATTATGCTTTTTACCGATTTTAGGACTTTTCTTATGAAAATCTTCATAATTATCCTGTTCAAAGCTTAAGCAGCAAAGTAAACGACCGCAAATACCTGAAATTTTTGTTGGATTCAAAAAGAGATTCTGCTCTTTAGCCATACGAATTGTTACAGGCATAAATTTACGCATAAACCTGCGGCAACAGCAGAGCTGACCGCAGTTACCAATAGCGCCAAGCATCTGGGTTTCGTGCCGGACACCAATCTGGCGTAACTCAATTCTTGTTCTATACTCTCTGACCAAATCCTTAACCAGCTCACGAAAATCTATTCTACCGGGAGCAGTAAAATAAAATACCATTTTGCTGCGATCAAAAAAGACCTCGACATCAACAAGTTTCATGTCCAGATCCTGCTGATCTATGCATTCTCTGCAAAATCTGAATGCATCCCTCGACAAATCCTGATTTTCCTGTGCAGCCAGAACATCTTCGTCATTAGCAAGTCTATATATTGTTTTTACCGAATCTTCAGAAATTTCGGGAGGCAGATCCTGCTGGATCAAAAAGACCTTCCCCATCCCCATGCCCTGTTCGGTCTTCACTATAACATCCTGACCTTCCCTCACAACAAAAGGGCCGGAAGAGAAATAGTATATCTGACCAAAGTCATTGAATTTTACTCCTAAAACTTGTGACATCTACAAAAAACCTTATAATTAAGTGGCATTGGAAACCACCGTAAATTTTGTTTGAGAAGCTAGTACAATAGAATACTTCTCTACGAACTTCAAATCTCTTTTAAACTGAAAATACATTGAAATTATTACTTTTTATTAAAAAGCAAAAAAAATCCGCAGCAAGAGCCGCGGATTATTTCTATATCTGGCTGAAAATCTTCTGCTACATACCGGGTTCGCTTAACAACTTGCACAAAAACCATCAAAAAACAAAATTTATGACTCTTTATTTACAGAGAAACCTAAATTAACAAGTTCTTTGATCAGCTTATTTTCATCTATAGGCTTAACAAGATATGATGTTGCTTCGCCAAGGAAAAAAGCATCATGAGTTTCCTTACGGTCATCAAGCATGGTTGTTACTATTATTTTTACTTTACTCTCATCGTTCAGATCAAGATCTTTTTCTATCGCCCGAATTTCTCTTAACGCCTGCTGACCATCCATCTCCGGCATCATTAAATCCAGAAAAACAAGATCATATCTGCCGTCATTCTGAAGAGTCTTTTTAAAAGCATATACGGCTTCTTCACCATTTACGGCGATATCACACGTTGCAAAAGGCCGCATTATTTCATGCAGCATATTACGGCAATAAAAGTCATCATCAACTATAAGCGCCCTCATGAACACTCCTCCATGTTGGGTTGGCTTGTTATATCGACTACTAAAACTTCCATTTAGTAATTTTATTTCTCACTTTTATAAAAATAAATCAAGCCAATCATTATTTTTTATATAATTTAATATAGCATTCAGTTAGTACTGCTCTTTCAATGTTCCATCTGAATTAACGATGAACTCAACAGCACCACATTCCGAAGTTGTGTAAAGCCGTATCTTTTCATCCTTCAACTCTTCACGCACAGTCTCAGCAACAAAACCGAACCTATTGAACAAGCCACATGCCGCGACCGCAGCCACAGGATTAACCCGCTTATAGAATGCTGGACTGAAAGAACTTCGGCTTCCGTGATGAGGAAGTAATAACAACTTTGAACTCAGGTCTCTATCATTCTTTAATATGTTTGCAATACTTTTTTTCTCAATATCACCGGGTAAAAACACAATTCCCTGACCATTTGAAACAATACGCAACGCCAAAGAACGATTATTAGATGATCCATTATAACTCTTATCAGGATTATATACGTTAATTACAACTCCCGGTTCAACCTCAACAATATCACCTGAATGTAGAACACGTATTTTTATCTTATTAAGATTCAACGCCTTTTTTATCCTTCTACCAAGTTTGCCTGAAGGGTAATGACCGTTGAAACAAAACTCGCCAACTTTAAAATTCTCAAGAATAAAAGCCAATCCCTCACTGTGGTCATAGTCTTTATGAGATAAAATTACTTCATCAACAGCCGGAAGGGAACCATAAGTCAATACAGGGGCAACTATTGAGCGTCCAATATCAAAAGAACCGAAAGTCCCTCCACCATCAACAAGTATCTTCTTACCAGCAGGAGTCTTAACAAAAACAGATTGAGATTGTCCGGTATCAAGCACAGAAATTTTAAAATTACCGTCCGCAGAATGAATTTTATATAACGATATTCCGCATAGAATTAAAAATATACTTAAAAACAAATAAGGAAATTTTCTCTTATAACTCCACATAATTATAATAAAAAGCAAAAGGAAGTAAGCTGTAATCCCAGACCAGAAAGGACGGTAGCAACTGATTTCAGGCAGAAACCCGGCGTGGTTGGCATAATTTAACAGGCTGATGGCATGAGAAATGATATTTGCGCCAATTGAAAAAAGAAATTCACCTGCACCATGTGAAAAAAATGCAAGGAAAAGGCCGCCGAAAACACAAACAGGCATTATTATTGTTCCAAGAAGCGGAACCCAGATGAGGTTGAACAGAAAATTGGGTGTAAAAGTTCCAAAATTCCATATAATAAGCGGCAATAACAAAATGTTTGCACCGATACTTACAGCGAATACACCGCCAATAAATTTTAATGGCGCAGAGCCATAAAAATGCATTTTAGTAAATGGATAATAAAAGAATTTGAAAAAGAGAGATATGCCGAGAACTGCCAGAGCTGAAAATTGCAAACCAATATCGAAAATTGCCAGCGGAGAAACAATTACAATAGCTAGGACAGCTAGAAAAAGACCATCAAGCAACACTCTAGGTCTATCTAGAACAAGCAGAATTCCCCAGAAAAAGAACATACAGGAAGATCTCAGCAGCGACGCAGTAAATCCTCCCATCCACAAATAAAATAAAACCAGAGGAAAACATATCAGAACTGCCAGCTTCTGTCTGGGGATATAGAGGTACAGCCGGGGGAATAAATAGCCGTAAAACATGGCTATAAAACAACCTATCCCCACAACAAAGCCAATATGCAGCCCGGACAGGGCCAACGTATGAGAAAGGCCTGCACGACGAAGTAAGTCTACTGTTTGAGTATTTAGAAAGAATCTATCCCCACTTAATAAGGCAGGAAAAAATGAACCACCCTGAGTATCGGGCGAAAGAGAAATGACAAGATTATTATATGCTGTCTTTAAATCTGAGAAAAAAGATGGAGCGGGAGGAGTAAATACAGCATCTTTAAGGACTCCGTTTGTGAAGATACGATACATTCTATTCTTGGTGCGCGCATAAAACGTGTAGTCCCAGCATTCTGGATTTCTGTATCCTATAATGGGCTTAACCCTGGTATGGAGTTTAATCTGTTGCCCTTTTACAGGTCTGAACTCAGGCTTGTACCATGTCCAAACGGTTATTCCATCTAAGTGTTGATGTAAATTTTTTGAAGTTGTGCAGACGACATTATCCAACTCAATACTTAATCTTTGCCCCGGGTAGCCTCTAACAGTCTTAATTGTAGCACTTAGATCAACCTTTTTTCTCTGCTCCATCCAGCTTGTTATTTCAGGAGGACCGGAAGGAATACTGACATGGGCATAGTAAAATCCAGCAAAAAATAAAAAAGGTAAAAAAAATATAAACTTGAAACTTTTTTTTAAATTTAAAATAATTAAGGAATAAATTCCCAATAGGAAAAAAGATGGAAACAGCCATTTATTAGCAGCTATCCCCATAATAAATGCAGGAAAAACAATCTGCCAGTTAAGCAGGACGGGAACCACCGGCCTGCTTAACTGGCTGTCGTTATCAGTTAAAGATTTTTTTGAAATAATTTCACTATGTTTAGGTGACAAAATTCAGGTTATTCCTTTTCCCGCCAGATTCTAGCACCTACAGCTGATAATTTCTTTTCCAACTGCTCATAACCGCGATCAAGGTGATATATCCTCTGAATCTCAGTTCTACCCTCAGCAGCAAGACCTGCAACAACAAGAGAAGCACTGGCTCTCAGATCAGAAGCCATAACAGGTGCTCCTGTCAGCTTTTCAACACCGCGTATCATAGCTGTGCGGCCCTTTAATTTTATATTTGCTCCGAGCCTTACAAGTTCCTGAACATGCATAAAACGGTTTTCAAAAATCTTTTCTTCAATAGTTCCGGCACCGTTTGCTATACACATAAGAGTCATTAGCTGAGCCTGCATGTCAGTCGGAAATCCCGGGAAAGGCTGTGTCGTAATATCCACACCTTTTAACTGACCATGACGACGCACTATAACCCTGTCATTATCTTCATGAACCCATACACCCATTTCCCTGAGCTTATATACGACAGCATCCAGTTCCTGAAACGGGCAATCTAAAATTTCAAGTTCACTATCAGTCATTGCAGCGGCAACGAGATATGTTCCTGCTTCAATGCGATCCGGCATAACTGTGTAGTTACATCCCTTTAAAGAAGTCACTCCTTCAATTTTAATTATGCTGGTGCCCTGACCACTGATTTTTGCCCCGCATGCATTAAGAAAATTGGCAAGGTCCTCAACTTCCGGCTCACGAGCAGCATTTTCAATCACCGTATCACCATCAGCTATGGCTGCGGCCATCAGAACATTTTCAGTTCCCCCTACTGTGGGAAAATCAAAATGAATTTCAGCTCCCTTTAATTTTTTACATTTCCCATGAATATACCCTGAATCAAGATCAAAAGTAGCTCCCATCTTTTCAAAAGCTCTGAGATGTAAATCTACAGGACGGGCTCCAATTGCACATCCCCCCGGTAGAGCTACTTTTGCTTCTCCTTTAAGGGCAAGCAAAGGTCCCAGGCATAAAACTGAAGCACGCATGGTTTTTACAAGATCATACGGAGCTTCGGTTTGAATATCCCCGGCAACACTTTTTACTTTATTATCCTCAAAGGTTGTTTCACAGCCTAATATGTTCAGAAGCTTTAAAGTTGTGTGGATATCACGCAGCCTCGGAACTCTTGAGAGGTTAATGGGTCCTTCAGGAAGAATACAAGCCAGTAAGATAGGTAAAGCCGCATTTTTAGCTCCGCTGACTCTAATCTCCCCATGCAGAGGAACACCGCCTTCAATTATCAACTTATCCATTTTTTATCCTTGTTTGATGTCGTTAAAAAAATTTTTATGCTCTATTTTTAATTTTTTTTCAAAAACTTCTTGACGGTTCCCCCTCGGTTTAGTTAGACACAGCTTCGCAACACGCGGTGGGTGTAGCTCAGTTGGTAGAGCACCTGGTTGTGGCCCAGGTGGCCGAGGGTTCAAGTCCCTTCACTCACCCCAGATATAAAAATCAAGGATCGACGGAAGTCGGTCCTTTTTTTTATGCTTATCAATTAAAATATTTGAACTGCACCTGAGAAAACGCACCTGTTTTATTGTGTTAATCCAGCCAATTGACCCCACGGGCATATTTTTAAGAAGCCTCCATAAACCCACAATCTTGTATAACTGTCAGAATTCCAATCTATCCATTTTTAATTTCTTCACAAAATCACACAAGCGTAACTTTTGCTTAACCTGTCGGACAATATAAAAAGTAAAAGATATTTAATTTATTAAAAAAAATTGAATATTCTTAGGAGAACAAAATGGAAAGAAGAGATTTTTTAAAATTAGGTATATTGGCCGGGGCAACAGTTTCATCATCTCCACTATCAGCTTTTGCATCATCCAGCTTTACAAAATTTTCTTTAACAGACTGTAAAAATTTAACAAACGAAGAGCTTGCTGATAAATCAGGAGCTGTGAGTGATGCTTGGGAATACATTCAGATACAGGTAGCCGGGATTAGAAATCCTGAAATAAAAAATAAAGTAACTGAAATTATTAATAATCCAGCACCAAAATTGCTTAAAGCTGTATCTGGCAGAAAAAAAGAAGTTTATTCTGAGCTCAAACAGAATGGCTGGATCAATGTTTCTTATGATAAAATGTTCCCTGAAAACGGTTCACCCTCAAAATCATGCCAGCCATTCAGAACGGCCCCCGGAAGTGGGTATACCAGCCATCACAGTTATCCGGGAGGACTTGCAACACATACCGGACTGAATCTTAAAAGCTCATTAGCCCTTTATAGCAATTATGCCGACACATTCGGGTTTGACCTTGATAAAGATGTGATAGTGGCAGCGCAGACTCTGCATGACCTTCATAAACCATGGGTCTTCCAATGGCAGAAAGACGGATCAAGCCGCCATGAAAACTCTTTAGCCGGAACTGGTGAACATCATGTACTCGGTGTAGCGGAAAGCATTGTGCGCAGAATTCCTCCAGAAATTTGTATATCTCAGGCCTGCGCCCATAACCATCCGGGTTTCAGCAAGGATGAAGCTGACCCTGTTAAATGGCTTAAAGCAGCTTCAATAATAGCCGGTGTTGACCCTGTTGAGTATGGCCTCTTGGCAAGTGATGAAAAAACATTACCTCTGGAACGCAGCATGGAAGCATTTGTAACCCATCTTGGAGATCACGACTGGATACTTGCAGTACCTGCTGCAAAATGGATGATTCCCGCAATGGAAGAAATTGCTATGAAAGACTATGGAATGCAAAAATCAGATTTAAATACCCAAAAATTCCATATGTTCAGGAATATAGTATTCAGTCAGGCAACAATCATGGGGCTTTATCATATCATGCAGAAGAATGGTAAAGAGGCACTGCGCAGGCAGGTTCATAATATCATAATTCCTGCCTGAATTTGAGACTTTTATAAAATCTGACCCGGTATATCACAAAAGAATGTGCCGGGTCAGATAAATTTATATTCCGATATTAAAAGCTTACATTTGCTTACGTAAACGGCGTTTATCACCAACTCTGATGGTGATTTTATCTCTGTCCATATATTCCAGAAGAGGAATGGAAAATTTTCTTGAAAGCCCTACAAGTTCTTTGAAATCCTGAGGACCAAGCTCCTCATTTTCAGCAAAGTACTCTCTCAGCTTATTTTTAAGCCCTTCAATAGCAGATGAGGCTATATACATATCTTCCTTTATGCGTATCAAAGTTCCTTCATCCTGCATCAATCTGTAGACTGATGCTGCTTCTTTAAAATTGAGATCTAAAGAATCAAGCACATCTTTCAAATTAGGAGGTGTCAGCCCACCTTCTTCATAAACTACTGTAAGCTTTGACCGCAGCTTTTCTTGATCCGAAGCAAGTGAAACCCGATGGTCCGGCAGCCTTAAGAGATCATTTTCAGAGACAATCTCCTCTTTTTTAATTAAACGCTCGACTACAAAGTGCAGTAGTTTAAAAGGAACTTTTTTACCCCATGACGACGCAGCCTCATTGCGGGAGACGCCAGATTTCATAGGCTGTCCAAGATGAAATTCAGCAAGATATTTCAAAAAGCCCTGAGCAATAGAATCAAAAACTCTGCCATGCACAAATGTTCGTGAGTCCTTATCAAACAGATAGATCAGTTGACGGCCATTCAGACTCTGCAACACTTTTTCGAGAGGTTTGGAAGCAACATTGGTCATTATTCCAAGTTCAGTAAACGAAAGCCCATCAGTACCTGCAAGTTCCAGTTGAGTCTGAACCAATTCTTCCGGTTCGGCATCAATCAAAGACTCAATCTTTTGAACATCGTCAGAAAAACGTTTAATTTTCCTGCCTTGAGGATTAATTATACTGCCACCTGCAATTGTTCTGAGCGGAGAAAAAGAGCGTATAACAACCCTGTCGCCATACACTCCCGGCATAGGATGGCTGAAGCGGACCTGACAGACTGCTTTTTCACCGGGAGCTATTTTTTCACGGTCAAGAAAATACACTTTCGCCTGAACTTCACGCGAACCATGATGAAAATGAACTTCTTTACGATGTTTCAGAGGTAAAGGAGATGATACAAGGCATGTCAATTCTATATCCCAGACAGTACTTGGAAAAAGAGTCCCGGGACTTCCGAGGACATCCCCCCTGCTCAAATCTTCAACTTCAAGACCATGGAGATTCACCGCTGTACGTCTTCCGGCTGGAGCAACCTCTACACTCTCGCCATGAGATTGCAGAGACCGGATTTTTGCAGGCTTGAGATCAGGGTAAACCATAATTTCTTCACCAACTCTCAGCTGGCCGGAGACTAAGGTACCTGTAACAACTGTACCGTGACCCTTAATAGTAAAAACACGATCAATGGGCAGCCTTGCAAGATCAGTACGCCTTTTAGGGACAAAATTACTGACAAATTCTGAAAGCTTGTTCCTGAGTACGTCAAGCCCTTCACCAGTATGAGAGGAAACCGGTACGACTGGTGCATCGGCGAGAAAACTGGGAGCTAAAAAATCTTTAAGATCTTCTTTGACAAGTTCAAGCCAGTCCTCATCAACCATATCAATTTTTGTTAGTGCGATGATACCTTTTTCGATACCGAGCAATGTACATATTTCAAGATGTTCCCGAGTCTGCGGCATAACACCTTCATCCGCAGCAATAA is from Maridesulfovibrio bastinii DSM 16055 and encodes:
- the metG gene encoding methionine--tRNA ligase; translation: MDSFFITTPIYYVNAKPHLGHAYTTIVADSMNRFHRLLGEDTYFLTGTDEHGDKIVQAAEKNGQTPRQYVDTISKMFSDLWPNLQIENSDFIRTTQERHIKCVQSVLQKVYDKGDIYFGEYGGHYCFGCERFYTEKELVDGKCPQHETKPEYIAEKNYFFKMSKYQDWLIEHINSHPDFIRPERYKNEVLSLLKSGALEDLCISRPKTRLEWGIELPFDSDYVTYVWFDALINYITALEYPDGEKFKKFWPGVNHLVAKDILKPHAVFWPTMLKAAEIEPYQHLNVHGYWLIKDTKMSKSLGNVVEPLEMAQKYGVNAFRYFILREMVFGSDASFSEEALVGRLNADLANDLGNLFSRSLSMTHKYFEGKVPTPGDSGEEDVEIKKLGRESMAGFQQCFLDAKFSRGIESLWNLVRGLNKYIDSTQPWTLYKNGETSRLGTVMYVMLENMRKIAVHLWPVMPEASEKMLEQLGIDFCCEKINLAAEIDIWGLIEPGTELARSSNLFPRVDLSAAEKPEKQKTAKKNKKAAKEESDDGFADFTDFQKIDMRVGTVLSVNKHPDADKLLLVKVDIGEESPRQVVAGLAEFFTPEDLEGRQVVIVANLKPRKLRGEMSQGMILAVRDGDKMQLMTPSSDVSNGCKIS
- a CDS encoding PSP1 domain-containing protein gives rise to the protein MSQVLGVKFNDFGQIYYFSSGPFVVREGQDVIVKTEQGMGMGKVFLIQQDLPPEISEDSVKTIYRLANDEDVLAAQENQDLSRDAFRFCRECIDQQDLDMKLVDVEVFFDRSKMVFYFTAPGRIDFRELVKDLVREYRTRIELRQIGVRHETQMLGAIGNCGQLCCCRRFMRKFMPVTIRMAKEQNLFLNPTKISGICGRLLCCLSFEQDNYEDFHKKSPKIGKKHNTVHGRVRVARTNFFRGTVTVAPEHGDEIEISLDEWPDQLLQDGEEVPQPQAKPARSSRPQRPSKNSAGRKSGRDRGKTEDSDDVLRGQEVSSENGSADAVARNEAKNTQSQRPEKRKKNYKPRQSESQESGSSESSQDKKNARPNDDSEKKTDRKAAPKNKGRISRRKKRRKPPLNKKK
- a CDS encoding response regulator, yielding MRALIVDDDFYCRNMLHEIMRPFATCDIAVNGEEAVYAFKKTLQNDGRYDLVFLDLMMPEMDGQQALREIRAIEKDLDLNDESKVKIIVTTMLDDRKETHDAFFLGEATSYLVKPIDENKLIKELVNLGFSVNKES
- a CDS encoding DNA internalization-related competence protein ComEC/Rec2, whose product is MGIAANKWLFPSFFLLGIYSLIILNLKKSFKFIFFLPFLFFAGFYYAHVSIPSGPPEITSWMEQRKKVDLSATIKTVRGYPGQRLSIELDNVVCTTSKNLHQHLDGITVWTWYKPEFRPVKGQQIKLHTRVKPIIGYRNPECWDYTFYARTKNRMYRIFTNGVLKDAVFTPPAPSFFSDLKTAYNNLVISLSPDTQGGSFFPALLSGDRFFLNTQTVDLLRRAGLSHTLALSGLHIGFVVGIGCFIAMFYGYLFPRLYLYIPRQKLAVLICFPLVLFYLWMGGFTASLLRSSCMFFFWGILLVLDRPRVLLDGLFLAVLAIVIVSPLAIFDIGLQFSALAVLGISLFFKFFYYPFTKMHFYGSAPLKFIGGVFAVSIGANILLLPLIIWNFGTFTPNFLFNLIWVPLLGTIIMPVCVFGGLFLAFFSHGAGEFLFSIGANIISHAISLLNYANHAGFLPEISCYRPFWSGITAYFLLLFIIIMWSYKRKFPYLFLSIFLILCGISLYKIHSADGNFKISVLDTGQSQSVFVKTPAGKKILVDGGGTFGSFDIGRSIVAPVLTYGSLPAVDEVILSHKDYDHSEGLAFILENFKVGEFCFNGHYPSGKLGRRIKKALNLNKIKIRVLHSGDIVEVEPGVVINVYNPDKSYNGSSNNRSLALRIVSNGQGIVFLPGDIEKKSIANILKNDRDLSSKLLLLPHHGSRSSFSPAFYKRVNPVAAVAACGLFNRFGFVAETVREELKDEKIRLYTTSECGAVEFIVNSDGTLKEQY
- the murA gene encoding UDP-N-acetylglucosamine 1-carboxyvinyltransferase, translated to MDKLIIEGGVPLHGEIRVSGAKNAALPILLACILPEGPINLSRVPRLRDIHTTLKLLNILGCETTFEDNKVKSVAGDIQTEAPYDLVKTMRASVLCLGPLLALKGEAKVALPGGCAIGARPVDLHLRAFEKMGATFDLDSGYIHGKCKKLKGAEIHFDFPTVGGTENVLMAAAIADGDTVIENAAREPEVEDLANFLNACGAKISGQGTSIIKIEGVTSLKGCNYTVMPDRIEAGTYLVAAAMTDSELEILDCPFQELDAVVYKLREMGVWVHEDNDRVIVRRHGQLKGVDITTQPFPGFPTDMQAQLMTLMCIANGAGTIEEKIFENRFMHVQELVRLGANIKLKGRTAMIRGVEKLTGAPVMASDLRASASLVVAGLAAEGRTEIQRIYHLDRGYEQLEKKLSAVGARIWREKE
- the selB gene encoding selenocysteine-specific translation elongation factor, encoding MPVVMGTAGHIDHGKTSLIKALTGTDCDRLAEEKKRGITIELGFANLDLGSETGLSIIDVPGHEKFVKNMVAGAAGIDFVLLVIAADEGVMPQTREHLEICTLLGIEKGIIALTKIDMVDEDWLELVKEDLKDFLAPSFLADAPVVPVSSHTGEGLDVLRNKLSEFVSNFVPKRRTDLARLPIDRVFTIKGHGTVVTGTLVSGQLRVGEEIMVYPDLKPAKIRSLQSHGESVEVAPAGRRTAVNLHGLEVEDLSRGDVLGSPGTLFPSTVWDIELTCLVSSPLPLKHRKEVHFHHGSREVQAKVYFLDREKIAPGEKAVCQVRFSHPMPGVYGDRVVIRSFSPLRTIAGGSIINPQGRKIKRFSDDVQKIESLIDAEPEELVQTQLELAGTDGLSFTELGIMTNVASKPLEKVLQSLNGRQLIYLFDKDSRTFVHGRVFDSIAQGFLKYLAEFHLGQPMKSGVSRNEAASSWGKKVPFKLLHFVVERLIKKEEIVSENDLLRLPDHRVSLASDQEKLRSKLTVVYEEGGLTPPNLKDVLDSLDLNFKEAASVYRLMQDEGTLIRIKEDMYIASSAIEGLKNKLREYFAENEELGPQDFKELVGLSRKFSIPLLEYMDRDKITIRVGDKRRLRKQM